A stretch of DNA from Granulicella pectinivorans:
AGGATCTGCTGTCCGTTCGCTCTTCCGGCCCTCCGTCGCCCAGCGCACATAATCCGTCCGGGGGACAGGGCAGCCCTGTCATCCTGCATCCAATGGACTGGAACGTTCGCACGCAAACCAGAATATCCAGGGCCAAAACTCATGTATCACCACGTCAAAAAACTCATGTACACCGTTAATATCGGTGAGCCGAACGTCCGCTTTGGCAACATGCTCCTCGAGCAGTTCGGCGGAGCCAACGGCGAACTCGCCGCCGCCATGCAATACACCATCCAGGGATGGAACTGCGTCGACGATCTCGCCCGCCGCGATCTCCTCCTCGACATCGGCACCGAAGAGCTCTCTCACCTCGAAGTCGTCGGCGCCCTCATCCGCATGCACCTCGCCCCCCTCAAGACCAACCGCGAAGCCGCCGAGGCCGACCCGCTCGTCACCATCGCCGGCGGCGGTGGCGTCGCCCTTTTCGACTCCATGGGCAACGCCTGGACCGCCGATTACCTCAAGATCACCGGCGAACTCGACGTCGACCTCCGCTCCAACATCGCCGCTGAGGCCCGCGCCAAGATCGTCTACGAGCGCCTCATCGACCACACCGACGACCCCGGCTCCATTGACACCCTGCAGTTCCTGATGACTCGTGAGATTACCCACATGAAGGCCTTCTCCGCAGCCCTCGAGTCCCTCGAAAAGAACCCCTTCTCCATCGGTCGACTCAAGCCCACACCCGGTATTGTCGACGAGTACTTCAACGCCTCCACCGGCGACGGCAACGAGCGGGATCACGATATGCGCGGTCCCTGGACCTCGTCCTTTGGTCTCCACCCCGTCGACTCCGAGATGGCAGGCGGTAAGGGCCTCTCCGTAGGCGACATCAACGGAGCCATCCCAGGCGAAGATCGCGGTAAGCAGGATTCCGCCCAGAAGGCCCGCACCTCGGTAGCCGAGAAGTCCATCGGCAAAACCAAGGCCCCTGTCGCAAAAAAGAAGTAGGCATGCGCATCGGAAAACAAAGAGGCGGCCGGAAGGCCGCCTCTTTATTTTCTTTCCATATCGATCTGAACTAAGCCGGCGAAGGCTGTCCCTCACCGAACCCGGGCTTGCGCCCCGATCCCGGCTTCAGAACCTCCTGCGTATCGCCCGGTCCAGGATCTACAGCCGACAGCGGCGAACGCGCCGGTGGCAGTTCCTTGCCTTCGATCAGCAGGGCGATCTCCACCGAATCCAGCGTCTCCCGCTCCAGCAGGGCC
This window harbors:
- a CDS encoding manganese catalase family protein produces the protein MYHHVKKLMYTVNIGEPNVRFGNMLLEQFGGANGELAAAMQYTIQGWNCVDDLARRDLLLDIGTEELSHLEVVGALIRMHLAPLKTNREAAEADPLVTIAGGGGVALFDSMGNAWTADYLKITGELDVDLRSNIAAEARAKIVYERLIDHTDDPGSIDTLQFLMTREITHMKAFSAALESLEKNPFSIGRLKPTPGIVDEYFNASTGDGNERDHDMRGPWTSSFGLHPVDSEMAGGKGLSVGDINGAIPGEDRGKQDSAQKARTSVAEKSIGKTKAPVAKKK